From Pseudomonas hefeiensis, one genomic window encodes:
- a CDS encoding PQQ-dependent sugar dehydrogenase produces the protein MLRKTLLAAFCASAVLTLAMPAAAAQTQQLKSEEGTVEVTTVVKGLEHPWSVAFLPDQQGMLVTERAGNLRRVSPDGQLSAPLNGVPEVWAKGQGGLLDVVLSPDFKQDRTVYLSYAEAGDDGKAGTAVGRGQLSEDLQSLKNFNVIFRQQPKLSTGNHFGSRLVFDRDGYLFITLGENNERPTAQDLDKLQGKIVRIYPDGKVPDDNPFVGQANVRPEIWSYGVRNPQGAALNPWNGTLWENEHGPRGGDELNIIERSKNYGWPLATHGINYSGAPIPEAGGKTAEGTLGPFHVWEVSPGLSGMAFYDGDRFKAWQRNVFIGALVSRNLIRLELEGDKVVHEERLLGELGERIRDVRQGPDGFLYVLTDDDDGALYKVGLK, from the coding sequence ATGTTGCGTAAAACACTCCTGGCCGCGTTTTGCGCCAGCGCTGTACTGACTCTCGCCATGCCGGCGGCTGCCGCGCAAACCCAGCAACTCAAGAGCGAGGAGGGCACGGTGGAGGTGACCACCGTGGTCAAGGGGCTCGAACACCCCTGGTCCGTGGCTTTCCTGCCTGACCAACAGGGCATGTTGGTCACAGAGCGAGCGGGCAACCTGCGCCGGGTCAGCCCTGATGGGCAGCTCTCGGCGCCGTTGAACGGCGTACCTGAGGTCTGGGCCAAAGGCCAGGGCGGTTTGCTGGACGTCGTGCTGTCGCCGGACTTCAAGCAGGACCGCACGGTCTACCTGTCATACGCCGAGGCCGGCGATGACGGCAAGGCAGGCACCGCCGTGGGCCGTGGGCAATTGTCCGAAGACCTGCAGAGCCTCAAGAACTTCAATGTGATTTTCCGCCAGCAGCCCAAGCTTTCCACGGGCAACCACTTTGGCTCGCGCCTGGTGTTCGATCGGGACGGCTATCTGTTCATCACCCTGGGGGAAAACAACGAGCGTCCCACGGCCCAGGACCTGGACAAGCTCCAGGGCAAGATCGTGCGCATCTACCCGGACGGCAAAGTGCCGGACGATAACCCGTTTGTCGGTCAGGCAAACGTGCGCCCCGAGATTTGGTCCTACGGCGTTCGCAACCCCCAAGGGGCGGCGCTCAATCCCTGGAACGGGACGCTGTGGGAGAACGAGCACGGCCCCAGAGGCGGCGATGAGCTGAATATCATCGAACGCAGCAAGAACTACGGCTGGCCGCTGGCGACTCACGGCATCAACTACTCCGGGGCGCCGATCCCGGAAGCCGGCGGCAAGACCGCCGAAGGCACTCTTGGCCCTTTTCACGTCTGGGAAGTGTCGCCAGGGCTGAGCGGCATGGCGTTCTATGACGGTGATCGCTTTAAGGCCTGGCAACGCAACGTGTTCATCGGTGCGCTGGTGTCGCGGAATCTGATCCGCCTGGAACTGGAGGGTGACAAGGTCGTTCACGAAGAACGCCTGCTGGGTGAGCTCGGCGAGCGTATCCGCGACGTTCGCCAGGGGCCGGACGGTTTCCTGTACGTGCTGACAGATGATGACGATGGGGCGCTGTATAAAGTCGGGCTCAAGTGA
- the ilvA gene encoding threonine ammonia-lyase, biosynthetic, with protein MTTTRPEQALLERYVKKILAAPVYDLAVRTPLQAAPALSEALGNRILLKREDLQPTFSFKIRGAYNKLVQLTAEQRACGVITASAGNHAQGVALAARELGISASIVMPLTTPQLKVLGVRNRGAEAVLHGESFPFALEYALELARQTGREFVSPFDDPDVIAGQGTVAMEILRQHPGRLDAIFVPVGGGGLIAGIAAYVKYLRPEVRIVGVESQHSACLQAALAAGERVSLPSLGTFADGVAVAQIGAYGFDICRFCVDEVITVTDDQLCAAIRDIYDDTRSITEPSGALAVAGIKQYVAHTGARGQTLVAIDSGANINFDSLRHVAERAAAEAI; from the coding sequence ATGACCACCACACGCCCCGAGCAGGCCCTGCTAGAGCGCTATGTTAAGAAGATCCTGGCCGCGCCAGTGTACGACTTGGCTGTGCGCACACCGCTGCAGGCGGCCCCTGCGTTGTCTGAAGCCTTGGGCAACCGGATCCTGCTCAAGCGTGAAGACCTGCAGCCGACTTTTTCTTTCAAAATCCGCGGCGCCTACAACAAACTGGTACAACTGACCGCGGAGCAACGGGCTTGCGGTGTCATCACTGCTTCGGCGGGCAATCACGCCCAAGGCGTGGCGCTGGCCGCCCGTGAGCTGGGCATATCGGCCAGCATCGTCATGCCGCTGACCACACCGCAGCTCAAGGTACTGGGCGTGCGCAACCGGGGCGCCGAAGCCGTGCTGCACGGAGAGAGCTTTCCTTTTGCCCTGGAATACGCACTGGAACTGGCCCGACAGACCGGACGAGAGTTCGTTTCGCCCTTCGATGATCCGGACGTGATCGCCGGGCAGGGTACCGTCGCCATGGAAATCCTGCGTCAGCACCCAGGCCGCCTGGACGCCATTTTCGTCCCGGTCGGGGGTGGAGGGCTGATTGCCGGGATCGCGGCCTACGTCAAGTACCTGCGCCCTGAGGTTCGTATCGTTGGGGTAGAGTCGCAACATTCCGCCTGTCTCCAGGCGGCGCTGGCAGCGGGTGAACGGGTAAGCTTGCCAAGCCTGGGAACCTTTGCCGACGGCGTTGCTGTTGCGCAAATAGGTGCCTACGGCTTCGACATCTGCCGTTTCTGCGTCGATGAAGTGATCACCGTCACCGACGACCAATTGTGCGCAGCCATCAGAGACATCTATGACGACACCCGGTCGATAACCGAGCCCTCGGGCGCCTTGGCGGTCGCCGGCATCAAGCAATACGTCGCCCATACCGGGGCACGGGGCCAAACACTGGTGGCAATCGATTCAGGCGCGAATATCAATTTCGATAGCCTGCGCCATGTGGCGGAGCGGGCTGCTGCCGAAGCCATTTGA
- a CDS encoding DUF1652 domain-containing protein yields MFLSALEMRNIIESSLLPKRSQCTLSPELSMTIKIYDDHETDRVALIKTDIDANKLNGCRAINDLIAELRTELDHNPHAGNHFHQQHRMTGR; encoded by the coding sequence ATGTTTTTATCTGCCCTCGAAATGCGAAACATCATTGAAAGCAGCTTGCTGCCCAAGCGCTCGCAATGCACCTTGTCACCCGAGCTGTCGATGACAATCAAGATCTATGACGATCATGAAACCGATCGCGTGGCTTTGATCAAAACCGACATCGATGCCAATAAACTTAATGGTTGCCGCGCAATCAACGACCTGATTGCCGAGTTGCGCACCGAACTTGACCACAATCCCCACGCCGGTAATCACTTCCATCAGCAACACCGAATGACCGGGCGCTGA
- a CDS encoding carbohydrate kinase family protein, whose amino-acid sequence MYLVCGEALFDFFSENEMGGTASQVNFKAIAGGSPFNVAVGLRRLGVESALFTGLSTDYLGRRLHQVLLDEGISSQYVLDFDAPTTLAMVAVGANGSPHYSFRGEGCADRQLGLEHLPVLGPQVRGLHVGSFSLVVQPVADTLLALVRRESGKRLISLDPNVRLNPQPDIELWRSRIATLVEYADLIKVSDEDLSLLYPEQPPQTIIERWMEHRCQLVFLTRGSQGATVFSRQHGSWSMPACPVQIADTVGAGDTFQAALITWLTEQQLDSVEGLQTLTREQVSAMLAFAMRAAALTCGRTGPDLPYRQQLD is encoded by the coding sequence ATGTATTTGGTATGTGGTGAAGCGCTGTTTGATTTTTTCAGCGAAAACGAGATGGGCGGCACGGCCTCACAGGTCAACTTCAAAGCCATTGCCGGCGGCTCGCCATTCAACGTGGCGGTAGGACTGCGGCGCCTGGGAGTGGAGTCGGCGCTGTTTACCGGGCTGTCCACCGACTACCTCGGTCGGCGCTTGCACCAGGTTCTGCTCGACGAAGGCATCAGCAGCCAATACGTGCTGGACTTCGACGCCCCTACGACCCTGGCAATGGTGGCAGTCGGTGCCAACGGCTCGCCCCACTACAGTTTTCGTGGTGAAGGTTGCGCGGATCGGCAATTGGGCCTGGAGCATCTACCGGTGCTCGGCCCGCAGGTACGCGGCCTGCACGTCGGCTCCTTCTCTCTGGTGGTGCAACCCGTTGCCGATACCCTACTGGCCCTGGTACGGCGCGAGAGCGGCAAACGTCTGATCAGCCTGGATCCCAACGTGCGACTCAACCCGCAGCCAGACATCGAACTGTGGCGCTCGCGAATCGCAACGCTGGTCGAATATGCCGATTTGATCAAGGTCAGCGATGAAGACCTGAGCCTGCTTTACCCCGAGCAACCGCCACAGACCATCATCGAACGCTGGATGGAGCACCGTTGCCAACTGGTGTTCCTGACCCGTGGCAGCCAAGGCGCGACGGTATTCAGCCGTCAGCACGGTTCTTGGTCAATGCCCGCTTGCCCGGTGCAAATCGCCGACACCGTCGGCGCAGGCGACACCTTCCAGGCGGCATTGATTACCTGGCTGACTGAGCAACAACTGGATTCAGTGGAAGGCCTGCAGACCCTGACTCGGGAGCAGGTTAGCGCCATGCTCGCCTTTGCCATGCGCGCTGCTGCGCTGACCTGCGGCAGGACTGGGCCGGATCTGCCTTATCGGCAGCAATTGGACTGA
- the xylB gene encoding xylulokinase: MANQQLFLGIDCGTQGTKALILDATSGQVLGHGAAAHTMISGTDGRREQDTAQWLDAFTQATHQALASAGVDGQDILGISVSGQQHGLVLLDDQGQVLRPAKLWCDTESTPQNDRLLAHLGGESGSLERLGVVIAPGYTVSKLLWTREHYPQLFNRIASILLPHDFLNHWLTGRHCSEYGDASGTGYFNVRTRQWDVRLLQHIDPDGRLQSALPELIEAHQPVGRILPAVAAHLGINPDAGVASGGGDNMMGAIGTGNIQPGVITMSLGSSGTVYAYAAEPAVSPQPSVATFCSSSGGWLPLICTMNLTNATGAMRELLELDIEAFNALVARAPIGAEGVCMLPFLNGERVPALPHATGSLFGLTTTNLTRANLCRAVVEGTTFGLRYGLDLLRANGLEAQSIRLIGGGSKSPIWRQIVADIMDTTVICTEQSEAAALGAAIQAAWCHSGSRESLADLCERCVKLDPASETRPVTEQVAASQKAYVHYQEHVASL; encoded by the coding sequence ATGGCAAACCAACAATTGTTCCTGGGCATCGACTGCGGCACCCAAGGCACCAAGGCGTTGATCCTGGACGCAACCAGCGGTCAAGTCCTGGGACACGGCGCTGCTGCCCACACCATGATCAGCGGCACTGACGGGCGACGCGAGCAAGATACCGCGCAATGGCTGGACGCGTTCACCCAGGCGACCCATCAGGCCCTGGCATCCGCTGGAGTTGATGGCCAGGACATTCTCGGCATCAGTGTCTCCGGACAGCAGCATGGCCTGGTACTGCTTGATGACCAAGGCCAGGTCCTGCGGCCAGCCAAGTTGTGGTGTGACACCGAAAGCACCCCGCAAAACGATCGTCTGCTGGCCCACCTGGGGGGCGAAAGCGGCTCTCTGGAACGCTTGGGCGTGGTCATCGCACCCGGCTACACGGTTTCCAAACTGCTGTGGACCCGTGAGCACTACCCACAGCTATTCAACCGCATCGCCAGCATCCTGTTGCCCCACGACTTTCTCAATCACTGGCTCACCGGCCGCCATTGCAGCGAATACGGCGACGCCTCGGGAACCGGCTATTTCAACGTCCGTACCCGTCAATGGGACGTGCGCTTGCTGCAACACATCGATCCCGATGGCCGGCTGCAGTCGGCATTGCCGGAGCTGATCGAGGCCCATCAGCCGGTCGGGCGGATCCTGCCGGCCGTCGCCGCACATCTGGGCATCAACCCCGACGCGGGGGTGGCAAGCGGGGGTGGCGACAACATGATGGGCGCCATCGGCACCGGCAACATCCAGCCCGGGGTGATCACCATGAGCCTGGGTTCCTCCGGCACGGTCTACGCCTATGCCGCAGAACCTGCGGTCAGCCCACAGCCGTCGGTGGCAACCTTCTGCTCATCGAGTGGTGGCTGGTTGCCGCTGATCTGCACCATGAACCTGACCAACGCCACCGGGGCCATGCGCGAACTGCTGGAACTGGACATTGAAGCGTTCAACGCCTTGGTCGCAAGGGCGCCGATAGGCGCCGAAGGCGTGTGCATGCTTCCGTTTCTCAACGGTGAGCGGGTTCCCGCCCTGCCCCATGCCACCGGCAGCCTTTTCGGTCTGACCACCACCAACCTGACCCGGGCCAATCTGTGCCGGGCGGTGGTCGAAGGCACAACCTTCGGTTTGCGCTATGGCCTGGACCTGCTGCGCGCCAACGGACTTGAGGCCCAGAGCATCCGCTTGATCGGTGGTGGCTCGAAAAGCCCGATTTGGCGGCAGATCGTCGCCGATATCATGGATACGACGGTCATCTGCACTGAACAGAGCGAAGCGGCCGCCCTGGGCGCGGCGATTCAGGCGGCGTGGTGCCATTCAGGCTCACGGGAAAGCCTGGCCGATCTGTGCGAGCGTTGTGTCAAGCTCGACCCGGCCAGTGAAACGCGGCCTGTTACCGAGCAGGTTGCAGCATCGCAAAAAGCTTATGTCCACTATCAAGAACATGTTGCAAGTCTCTGA
- a CDS encoding mannitol dehydrogenase family protein, with the protein MKLNRQNLHNLSPEVALPAYSLSEISQGIAHIGVGGFHRAHQAYYTDALMNTGADLDWAICGVGLRAEDRRARDDLASQDYLFTLYELGDTDDTEVRVIGAINDMLLAEDGAQILIDKLADPQIRIVSLTITEGGYCIDDSNGEFMAHLPQIQHDLAHPDEPKTVFGFLCAALARRRAAGTPAFTLMSCDNLPHNGAVTRKALLAFAALRDAELGQWIDRHVSFPNAMVDRITPMTSVAHRLQLHDEHGVDDAWPVVCEPFVQWVLEDKFVNGRPAWEKVGVQFTDDVSPYEEMKIKLLNGSHLALTYLGFLKGYRFVHETMNDPLFVRYMRAYMDLDVTPQLAPVPGIDLTDYKNTLVERFSNQAIADQLERVCSDGSSKFPKFTVPTINRLIADGGETRRAALVVAAWAVYLKGLDENGVSYSIPDPRAAFCQALVADDALVTQRMLEVEEIFGTAIPNSPEFVAAFEWCCNSLREHGVTRTLERVLADAD; encoded by the coding sequence ATGAAACTCAATCGACAGAACCTGCACAACCTCAGCCCTGAGGTCGCTCTGCCCGCTTATTCCTTGAGCGAGATCAGCCAGGGCATCGCCCACATCGGCGTCGGCGGCTTCCACCGCGCACACCAGGCTTACTACACCGATGCGCTGATGAACACCGGCGCCGACCTGGACTGGGCCATCTGCGGCGTGGGCTTGCGCGCCGAAGATCGCCGCGCCCGGGATGACCTGGCCAGCCAGGACTACCTGTTTACCCTGTACGAGCTGGGGGATACCGATGACACCGAAGTCCGGGTGATCGGGGCCATCAATGACATGCTGCTGGCCGAAGACGGCGCCCAGATCCTGATCGACAAACTGGCCGACCCGCAAATCCGCATCGTTTCGCTGACCATCACCGAGGGCGGCTATTGCATCGACGACAGCAACGGCGAGTTCATGGCCCACCTGCCGCAAATCCAGCACGACCTGGCCCATCCGGATGAACCGAAAACCGTCTTCGGTTTCCTCTGTGCCGCCCTGGCCAGGCGCCGCGCCGCTGGCACCCCGGCATTCACCCTGATGTCCTGCGATAACCTGCCGCATAACGGCGCCGTGACCCGCAAAGCGCTGCTGGCATTCGCCGCCTTGCGCGACGCTGAGTTGGGGCAATGGATCGACCGCCACGTGAGCTTCCCCAACGCCATGGTTGACCGCATCACCCCCATGACCAGCGTCGCCCACCGGCTGCAACTGCATGACGAGCATGGGGTCGACGATGCCTGGCCGGTGGTCTGCGAGCCGTTCGTGCAATGGGTACTGGAAGACAAGTTCGTCAACGGTCGCCCGGCCTGGGAAAAGGTTGGTGTGCAGTTCACCGATGACGTGTCGCCCTATGAAGAAATGAAAATCAAGCTGCTCAACGGCAGTCACCTGGCGCTGACCTACCTGGGTTTTCTCAAGGGTTATCGCTTCGTCCACGAAACCATGAACGACCCGTTGTTCGTGCGTTACATGCGTGCCTACATGGACCTGGACGTGACCCCGCAACTGGCACCGGTACCGGGGATCGACCTGACCGACTACAAAAACACCCTGGTAGAGCGCTTTTCCAACCAGGCGATTGCCGACCAGTTGGAGCGGGTGTGTTCGGACGGCTCGTCGAAGTTTCCCAAATTCACCGTGCCGACGATCAACCGTTTGATTGCCGACGGCGGCGAAACCCGCCGCGCGGCGCTGGTGGTAGCGGCCTGGGCTGTGTATTTGAAAGGCCTGGACGAAAATGGCGTGAGCTACTCGATCCCGGACCCGCGGGCGGCGTTCTGCCAGGCGCTGGTGGCCGACGATGCGCTGGTGACCCAGCGGATGCTGGAGGTCGAAGAGATTTTTGGCACCGCCATCCCCAATTCGCCAGAGTTCGTGGCAGCATTTGAGTGGTGCTGCAACAGCTTGCGCGAGCACGGGGTAACGCGGACGCTTGAGCGGGTGTTGGCTGACGCGGACTAA
- a CDS encoding ABC transporter ATP-binding protein: MANLKIKNLQKGFEGFSIIKGIDLEVNDREFVVFVGPSGCGKSTLLRLIAGLEEVSDGTIELDGRDITEVSPAKRDLAMVFQTYALYPHMSVRKNMSFALDLAGVPKAEVEKKVNEAARILELGPMLERKPKQLSGGQRQRVAIGRAIVRNPKIFLFDEPLSNLDAALRVQMRLELARLHKELQATMIYVTHDQVEAMTLADKVVVLNSGRVEQVGSPLELYHQPANLFVAGFLGTPKMGFLKGKVTQLENQGCEVLLDAGTRISLPLSGASLSVGGAVTLGIRPEHLNLAQAGDCTLQVTADVSERLGSDTFCHVVTASGEALTMRVRGDLASRFGEQLNLHLDAEHCHLFDAEGVAVTRALRIAA; the protein is encoded by the coding sequence ATGGCCAACCTGAAAATCAAGAATCTGCAAAAAGGTTTCGAAGGTTTCTCCATCATCAAGGGCATCGACCTTGAGGTGAACGACCGCGAGTTCGTGGTCTTTGTCGGCCCGTCGGGTTGCGGCAAGTCCACGCTGCTGCGGCTGATCGCCGGCCTGGAAGAAGTCAGCGACGGCACCATCGAACTGGACGGTCGGGACATCACCGAGGTCAGCCCGGCCAAGCGCGACCTGGCGATGGTGTTCCAGACCTACGCGCTTTACCCGCACATGAGCGTGCGCAAGAACATGTCCTTCGCCCTGGATCTGGCCGGTGTGCCCAAGGCCGAAGTCGAGAAGAAGGTCAACGAAGCGGCCCGCATCCTCGAACTGGGGCCAATGCTTGAGCGCAAGCCCAAGCAGTTGTCCGGCGGACAGCGTCAGCGGGTGGCGATCGGTCGGGCTATCGTGCGCAACCCGAAGATTTTCCTGTTCGACGAACCGCTGTCCAACCTCGACGCCGCCCTGCGAGTGCAGATGCGCCTGGAGCTGGCGCGGCTGCACAAGGAGCTGCAGGCGACGATGATCTACGTCACCCATGATCAGGTCGAGGCCATGACCCTGGCCGACAAGGTGGTGGTGCTCAACAGCGGGCGCGTGGAACAGGTCGGCTCGCCGCTGGAGCTGTATCACCAGCCGGCCAACCTGTTTGTCGCCGGGTTCCTTGGTACGCCGAAAATGGGCTTTCTAAAAGGCAAAGTCACACAACTGGAAAACCAGGGCTGTGAGGTCCTGCTGGACGCCGGCACGCGTATCAGCCTGCCTCTGAGCGGGGCCAGCCTGAGCGTCGGCGGCGCGGTGACCCTGGGGATTCGCCCGGAGCACTTGAACCTGGCACAAGCGGGCGATTGCACGCTGCAAGTCACCGCCGATGTCAGCGAGCGCCTGGGCAGCGACACCTTCTGTCACGTCGTGACCGCCTCCGGCGAAGCGTTGACCATGCGCGTGCGCGGCGACCTGGCGAGCCGTTTCGGTGAGCAACTGAACCTGCACCTGGATGCTGAACACTGCCACTTATTCGATGCCGAGGGCGTGGCGGTCACCCGTGCGCTGCGCATCGCCGCCTGA
- a CDS encoding carbohydrate ABC transporter permease gives MTLQQSRRLQSLLLGTLAWAIAILIFFPIFWMVLTSFKTEIDAFATPPQFIFAPTLENYLHINERSNYFSFAWNSVVISFSATALCLLIAVPAAYSMAFYETQRTKGTLLWMLSTKMLPPVGVLMPIYLLAKSFGLLDTRTALIIIYTLINLPIVVWMIYTYFKDIPRDILEAARLDGATLWQEMVRVLLPIAKGGLASTVLLSLILCWNEAFWSLNLTSSKAAPLTALIASYSSPEGLFWAKLSAVSTLACAPILIFGWISQKQLVRGLSFGAVK, from the coding sequence ATGACACTTCAACAATCCCGTCGCCTGCAAAGCCTGCTGCTGGGTACGCTGGCCTGGGCCATCGCGATCCTGATCTTTTTCCCGATCTTCTGGATGGTGCTGACCAGTTTCAAGACCGAAATCGACGCGTTCGCCACGCCGCCGCAGTTCATCTTCGCGCCGACACTGGAGAACTACCTGCACATCAACGAGCGCAGCAACTACTTCAGCTTCGCCTGGAACTCGGTGGTGATTTCCTTCAGCGCCACCGCCCTGTGCCTACTGATTGCGGTGCCGGCGGCCTACTCCATGGCGTTCTACGAAACCCAACGCACCAAAGGCACGTTGCTGTGGATGCTCTCCACCAAAATGCTGCCGCCGGTGGGCGTGCTGATGCCGATCTACCTGCTGGCCAAGAGCTTTGGCCTGCTGGACACACGGACTGCGTTGATCATCATCTACACGCTGATCAACCTGCCCATCGTGGTCTGGATGATTTACACCTACTTCAAGGACATCCCCCGCGACATCCTTGAAGCCGCGCGCCTGGACGGTGCCACGCTGTGGCAGGAAATGGTTCGTGTCCTGCTGCCCATCGCCAAAGGTGGCCTGGCCTCCACTGTGCTGCTGTCGCTGATCCTGTGCTGGAACGAGGCGTTCTGGTCGCTGAACCTCACCTCGTCCAAAGCCGCGCCACTGACAGCCCTGATCGCCTCCTACTCCAGCCCCGAAGGCTTGTTCTGGGCCAAGTTGTCCGCCGTTTCGACCCTGGCCTGCGCGCCGATCCTGATTTTTGGCTGGATCAGCCAGAAACAGCTGGTGCGCGGTTTGTCCTTCGGCGCCGTGAAATAA
- a CDS encoding carbohydrate ABC transporter permease — MNSSTTTAKAPSEIVPPVRKSRLANPGWFLVSPSVGLLLLWMIVPLGMTVYFSLIRYNLLYPGENEFVGLENFTYFLTDSGFVPGATNTLLLVGSVLLISIVFGVLISALLEASEFFGRGIVRVLLISPFFIMPTVGALIWKNLIFHPVSGILASVWKLFGAQPVDWLAHYPLLSIIIIVSWQWLPFAILILMTAMQSLDQEQKEAARLDGAGPIAIFWHLTLPHLARPIAVVLMIETIFLLSVFAEIFTTTNGGPGYASTNLAYLIYNQALVQFDVGMASAGGLIAVVIANIAAIILVRMIGKNLTDKN, encoded by the coding sequence ATGAATAGTTCAACGACTACCGCCAAAGCACCCAGCGAGATTGTCCCACCGGTTCGCAAAAGCCGCTTGGCCAATCCAGGCTGGTTTCTGGTCAGTCCCTCGGTGGGGTTGCTGCTGCTGTGGATGATCGTGCCATTGGGCATGACCGTCTACTTCTCACTGATCCGCTATAACCTGCTCTACCCCGGTGAGAACGAATTTGTCGGGCTGGAGAACTTCACCTACTTCCTGACCGATTCGGGCTTCGTCCCCGGTGCTACCAACACCCTGCTGTTGGTGGGCAGCGTGTTGCTGATCAGCATCGTGTTCGGGGTGTTGATCAGTGCGCTGCTGGAGGCCAGCGAGTTTTTCGGCCGGGGCATCGTGCGGGTGCTGCTGATTTCACCGTTCTTCATCATGCCCACCGTGGGCGCGCTGATCTGGAAGAACCTGATTTTCCACCCGGTCTCGGGAATCCTCGCCTCAGTGTGGAAGTTGTTCGGCGCGCAGCCGGTGGATTGGCTGGCCCACTACCCGCTGTTGTCGATCATCATCATCGTGTCCTGGCAATGGTTGCCCTTCGCGATTCTGATCCTGATGACGGCCATGCAGTCCCTGGATCAGGAACAGAAAGAAGCCGCCCGCCTGGATGGCGCTGGCCCCATCGCGATTTTCTGGCACCTGACCCTGCCCCATCTGGCCCGCCCGATTGCGGTGGTACTGATGATCGAAACCATTTTCCTGCTGTCGGTGTTCGCCGAGATTTTCACCACCACCAACGGCGGCCCCGGCTACGCCTCGACCAACCTCGCCTACCTGATCTACAACCAGGCGCTGGTGCAGTTCGACGTTGGCATGGCGTCGGCCGGTGGCCTGATTGCCGTGGTGATTGCCAATATCGCCGCCATCATCCTGGTCCGGATGATCGGCAAAAACCTCACCGACAAGAACTGA
- a CDS encoding ABC transporter substrate-binding protein, translating into MKPSVKALLVSTCMTLSSVSFGAQTLTIATVNNSDMIRMQKLSKTFEAEHPDIKLNWVVLEENVLRQRLTTDIATQGGQFDVLTIGMYEAALWGAKGWLEPMKDLPASYALDDIFPSVREGLSVKGTLYALPFYAESSMTYYRTDLFKEAGLTMPERPTWEQIGDFAAKLNKPDQEQYGICLRGKAGWGENMALITTVANAYGARWFDEQWKPQFTSPEWKNALNFYVNTMKQSGPPGASSNGFNENLALFNSGKCAIWVDASVAGSFVTDKSQSKVSEDVGFTYAPTQVTDKGSAWMYSWALAIPASSKAKDAAKTFSAWATSKEYGALVAEKDGIANVPPGTRASTYSEAYMKAAPFAKVTLESLKAADPSKPTLKPVPYIGIQLVTIPEFQAIGTQVGKLFSAALIGQTTVDQALAAAQQTTEREMKRAGYPKK; encoded by the coding sequence ATGAAACCTTCGGTAAAAGCTCTGCTTGTCTCCACCTGCATGACCCTCAGCAGCGTCAGTTTCGGCGCACAGACCCTCACCATAGCCACCGTCAACAACAGCGACATGATCCGCATGCAAAAGCTCTCGAAAACCTTCGAGGCCGAGCACCCGGACATCAAGCTCAATTGGGTGGTGCTCGAAGAAAACGTCCTGCGCCAGCGCCTGACCACCGACATCGCCACCCAGGGCGGACAGTTCGATGTGCTGACCATCGGCATGTACGAAGCTGCACTCTGGGGTGCCAAGGGGTGGCTCGAACCGATGAAGGATCTGCCGGCCAGTTATGCCCTGGATGATATTTTTCCGTCCGTACGTGAAGGCCTGTCGGTCAAGGGCACGCTCTACGCCCTGCCGTTCTACGCCGAAAGCTCAATGACGTACTACCGCACCGACCTGTTCAAGGAGGCTGGCCTGACCATGCCGGAACGGCCGACCTGGGAGCAGATCGGCGATTTCGCGGCCAAGCTGAACAAGCCGGATCAGGAACAGTACGGCATCTGCCTGCGGGGCAAGGCCGGTTGGGGTGAGAACATGGCGCTGATCACCACCGTGGCCAACGCCTATGGCGCGCGCTGGTTCGATGAACAATGGAAGCCGCAATTCACCAGTCCCGAGTGGAAAAACGCCCTGAACTTCTACGTCAACACCATGAAGCAGTCCGGCCCGCCGGGGGCGTCGAGCAACGGTTTCAACGAAAACCTGGCGCTGTTCAACAGCGGCAAATGTGCGATCTGGGTCGACGCCAGCGTGGCCGGCTCTTTTGTCACTGACAAGAGCCAGAGCAAGGTCAGCGAAGACGTAGGCTTTACCTACGCACCAACACAAGTCACTGATAAGGGCTCGGCGTGGATGTACTCCTGGGCCCTGGCAATCCCGGCCAGCTCCAAAGCCAAGGATGCGGCAAAAACCTTCAGCGCCTGGGCCACCTCCAAGGAATATGGCGCCCTGGTCGCCGAGAAGGATGGCATCGCCAACGTACCACCTGGCACTCGCGCCTCGACGTACAGCGAGGCCTACATGAAAGCAGCGCCGTTTGCCAAGGTGACCCTGGAGTCACTCAAGGCCGCCGACCCGAGCAAACCGACCCTCAAACCCGTGCCGTACATCGGTATCCAGTTGGTGACCATCCCTGAGTTCCAGGCCATTGGCACCCAGGTCGGCAAGCTGTTCTCCGCCGCCCTGATCGGTCAAACCACCGTCGACCAGGCCTTGGCCGCCGCCCAGCAGACCACGGAGCGCGAAATGAAACGCGCCGGGTATCCCAAAAAGTAA